ggaaagaaaagaaagacaaaCAATATTGAAGCATTTTGTTAGCAATAAGAGAAATAAACAATGacaaaactcatttttattagaaatttcaaagacATTACGAAAAAGGGTAAACATTGCATTAGAGAGTCATAATTACTCGACTGTTCAAGTTAGTTAATAATAAATTCCATTTAAACAACCGAAAAACAATATAAGAAGTTTGCGATGGTGTCTCGCGGTTGGTACGACCGGAAGTTCATGAAAACGAAGTATTAGGCATTAGTTCCCGAAGTATCCACGATCGGCGAGTGGCGCTGTTAGCAGCCGAACTCACGAGCGGACGGGGTCCGGCCGCCATGTCAAGTCGTCATTCGACCACAGACATTCGGCTGAGACGGACGTAGCTGGTAGTTCGAGGCATAGGAATTTGGAAGGATTTAGGAGTACTTTAGGCGCAAAGACaggtaatgaataaaaacgaaaaattgaaaagttcaaaaaaattcaacaaaaataaaaaataatcgaaaaaaattctgtaaagaaaaataaaaaattttcaaaaaattcataaatattggacaaatggaaaaatgtactatccaagttacatgcagtataaaaatgtatgatatcaattggaggccaagtttttattgataatttggaatatttatccaacaaatcggaaactttaattgaaatttatgataattattttcaagaaaaaagttaatgaaaaaaagtcataacggaagttacgtgcagtactaaaatgtattatatcaattcgaggtcaagtatttatcagttattcgaaatataatctccggcaacaaatgagcgttgagaatccttgtcgggctcacaacgttttatcaaaattactaaaaaatgaatgaaaataaaatcattaaaaattcacatgaaaatcattcgttacttcaataaggtacacactttaaagaatcgattcccctccgactttcaggatctcctggtattattcacaacattcaacttcgattggatcggtacaaattatgttcaaatacgtcttaaacgtacttgtccggcccatcactttttattcaaattgctcattcgaaaacaaatcaggactgttctataatgacaaatataataaaatcgatagaaataaaaataatatctccaagtaatttgaacttgattgttcgcaagttcgtatagcaatatccacttctcattttcttcagtgaacacataccattcggtaagaaccaatgaaaatgagaaataatcaggcacattactagaaattttcgaacctactcagccatgaaatgttttttttttctatagtcacgtacacattttgataaatatcactagtcgagtacgacacgtggattcctggaatttggagaaaaatgattttgttgtgaattatgactccatacaatataaatagattaatcaacttcatctttcattttcgtttcattttgacaagagtgattcgaaggaaaattattttctcgggaattactgttccttaatattaacacatgcattaacttcgtttttgatttgttttcgaatgagcaatttgaataaaaagtgatgggccggacaagtacgtttaagacgtatttgaacataatttgtaccgatccaatcgaagttgaatgttgtgaataataccaggagatcctgaaagtcggaggggaatcgattctttaaagtgtgtaccttattgaagtaacgaatgattttcatgtgaatttttaatgattttattttcattcattttttagtaattttgataaaacgttgtgagcccgacaaggattctcaacgctcatttgttgccggagattatatttcgaataactgataaatacttgacctcgaattgatataatacattttagtactgcacgtaacttccgttatgactttttttcattaacttttttcttgaaaataattatcataaatttcaattaaagtttccgatttgttggataaatattccaaattatcaataaaaacttggcctccaattgatatcatacatttttatactgcatgtaacttggatagtacatttttccatttgtccaatatttatgaattttttgaaaattttttatttttctttacagaatttttttcgattattttttatttttgttgaatttttttgaacttttcaatttttcgtttattatttctatagaatttttttcctggttctgagtcttttttctatgtcatccagaaacaagagaccatcaatgtacttgtcccaacctttttttccctaggggaagtttacggtttgatatcacgccttttttctcaaaagttcctcatttatgttatgacggttataggattttagtataaatttctatgaattatttgcttagtatatttttatagattccattctcatacgaacaatttttatgggataatctttttcatgaaattatcagcaaataagggaccataaatgtacttttcccaatcttattttccctcggtatgatgtttggcttataaagttggtttccaccataaaagaccaatttttcgtaaaaattgtagtgaagatatttcgtcacaagactgcccttgaactttggcgatttttttccttatactctaatatgttatgcctattaggaactcaacagcatagaggaatccgggatgataggcccgagaaatgaatttcggtttataatgttggtttccacgtaaaagaccaatttttcttcaaaattgtactgaaaatatttcggcactggtttggtcttggactttggtgatttttctccttgtcttctaatatgttttgtctattgggaacccaagagcatgaagaaatgcgtgttgtgggccgtaatatgattttcggcttataacgttggtttccacgaaataagatctatttttcgtcaaaattgtactggaaatatttcgtcaccggtctgtccttggcctttgccgattttttccaagtcttcataccaagaaacaactgacgtaaagatttccttaatagaacagactttatttataacttttcttcaaaattcaaatgaaagatagatcacattcaaaacacgaaaaatccaacagatttgcccactttgaatgtcgcttttgcattctgaatctagagatttcatttcatccaaaacgtgcccccaatgaaatatatttccaaagtttgcaagtggccgctgagatccaattatccacagtttgatagttgctgaaaaaaagtacctgaaaacttctaacatttattatgccagaactcaaagcagcaaaaaaaactaagcgaacttaattcaacagagcaacagaattcaaagacgtttaaggtacctgcattggttttggaggaaaaccatttcaggacaattcagaaatgaatttagaaattcgaaaactcacaatggagtagaaaaaggaaaattgaagtatttagaaaagcggaagacttttgtgataaattttctagattacatgatacggttggagtaaatgatttgaatgattggcacacatgctgcaacacagaaatatcaaagtttggaagtattcgctgtgtatcagtcatacaaacttcaatactatttgaaaaggaacacttaaaaccttgccgaaccaagttccattacatattaccataatcaaagataaggggtgatccgtcgcatatatatttatccacagaaatttcagagtcaatgtatctgcgcgatgagcttcgaagacagcaatttcaaatctatccataaatgagcaactgaagacttttataatcaattttttacttcatatatatgttacagttagagtcaaaatgtaaaatgaatggcacagtatttaaattgtatagtttgcagatttttgcagtatgtcaatgatccgaatttacagcattataatgaaaagttgtcaaaagtcatgatgttacattaaaatgacatagcgcacattgcattcagcaattctgtaagtttctggggatgttggttggcattatatttgatcgcatccaaaactgagcaacagtagacttattcgaatgaattttttttataataattccatatttgtagtttgcaaagtggaaatactcaacatacatgtcattccataagttttgttatcaaaatttgtgtttgcatacagcattcccaagatacgacttttcatatcatcagcaaaataagcatccaaagactttttggaagaagtttcaaaatttattactcgacagaccaggtggaaaaagtataacaacacttatatcaacaccagaaactgttttaagaatctgatatataaaatgtgcgattgatgatcatagtcggaaaccacttgaatcatgttaccacaatcagcatgaagaaatagtagaaaagtataggacacatattaggcaaccatttaatactatgtatcgatccgctgcaaaccgatggagtcaaaacaaggatcggaaagagcagagccaaactcaataggaagcaaaatgtgggaatattcaaaaataccgatgacacaagaaataaattagaaaacatttattcgattggagtttcttacattatatatatactaacagttctgtgtgttcttgttttattaattatcaaccataatatttcagatcgcaaaaagaaaatttgacgttataggttgacgaacattttttcttacaacttccagacctattttgataaactgatttgccttatttatattattcactaactatgcgaacgtttgctacatttgtcccacacttcgtaacgtcaaaccccggccggttcgttaccacacagctatcaaagggaactcgtatatatgacctacattattacacatgatatgtaatcacgcaactgatgatatatttacactggataatattccgcgaactctggtttaattgaaagattatctcagttgacacttatttccaatcgaacgaaataatgaaatcttgaaaagtttcgttgacatatatatgaatcgcgcatttttttatatgttttatttgcacacacagatcacagtctacatttacgcggccgcttttataccggtttagtataccacaagttttaacaaaatatacattaaccaattttcactaaccattttcatttattaattagagtccgcacacaacagcacattggggatcataacctcacctgtcaaaatgacgttcagtatgaaaacaagtctcgggtggtttcggatgtgcgtatcgatgtattgatatcttataacctatattcacaaatgatataaatgataaacttattttcagtcaaacgaattaatgaaatcttaaaaagtttcgtcgacatgcaccgcgtatttttttattttattctttttcacacaccagactacatttacgcgactgcttttataccggtttagtttagcattccacaggttttagtactatgcacttggttagatgacgaaagttttttttatatattccacacgcattccataatgacaaaactccgtttgtttatacgatgatcgaaaactgacacatggtttatatatatatataatatttacggagtctgagcgcggtcggggtaagactcaaaagttagaaggcctaaaatggcgaacaggcattctgtataacgcatatatagatatacagaatgcctgttcgctattttaggccttctaacacttgagcctcacccgcggtcggcctagcagctggaggagccgacatcgttgagccaatcagaatgcgtagaggcaacaactctactaccactaactacgtcaaaacgcgtatacgtatacgtcgaactcgtgatgtgtcagtaacttttgcataatcttgagcccgtgcaaagttttttctcagcaattacgccaccgatcgtgttgattttgggcgcaatcgaaagagaatttcttaattagctgaaagttcaattttcaaagcctcagatgactcataacttcggtaattcaaaaaaatcacttgccaattttacccccaccacggcgaatcgttttattcagagaaagtatactcggcaagagcctcgggccagcagacgacagggctgtcaatgtacttgtcccgagactctaccgagtctcttgatgatgATTTAGGCATGAACAGCatgaggaataacgaaataacgaaaaagtaAGTAGAGGATAGAAGAACAAAAGGAAATAAGAATgagtggaaaaatttctctgGACGGGCATAGGCATGAAGATGGACGCAAGCACACAGACTGAAGTCGTGCGAAAAGACTTCGCACAACAGACGGACGGAGGAAGGGGAGAATGGATGAATGAGGAAAAGGAGGTAGAAATCTTGAgggaaataagaagaaagaaagaggaagaagatgACGTCATAGTGATCGCCGTGGTTCGCCCGCACGCGTCAAAAAGACGCATGCAGAGCGTCAAAACGCAGACCGCGTTTCCAACGAAAGAGAAGGGGGTGCAGACCGAATGGGTATTGCACAGAATCGAAGTCGAGGAATCCAGGAGACCGAACCGAGATTTCCTTCTCCGCTTTATCTCGCGCCAGTGGTTCCTGATTAGGCTAAAGGACGAGTTTAAGGTGCCGGATATACTTTCACCCATAAGGGAAGTTGAGGACAAGGGGGAAGCATGGAAGGAATGGGGAGCCGGAGAGTTTGTGTGGATTGAGGACGTCAAGGAGAACATAACCAACgaaaacagcaacaacaacaatgggAATAACAGAGAGAGGACTCACGACAATGgggacgaaaaagaaaacatacagaacaacaataacaataatgacaaagaaaataaaaggaagaGGTTTGACGACAATGTGGAAACACAAACAAAGAAGATAAAGAAGGAgacaaataaagaaaacactgAAAACAGCAACATTAACGACAACAATGACAGCaacggaagaaaaagaaagagcacGGACAACAAGGAGAAAGAACAAGTGACAAAAAAGATAAAGAAGGAGATGAGGATTAGACAGGAAGACCTCGAGACCCTTAAGGGCGAAAACTGGCTGAACGACGaggtaataaataattatcttGAATTGATCAGCAACGAAGACGTCTACGTGAtgaattcgtttttctttccgaGGCTCCACATTAACGGGCACGTGGCCGTTAAAAGGTGGACGAAGAGGATCAATATTTTTAAGTTTCACAAAGTGATTGTCCCCATTCACTTGGGCAATCACTGGTGCCTTGCGGTAATAGATATGCTCTTTGGTGAGATTTGCTATTATGATAGTTTCAAGGGCAGTCAGCCCGCCTACTTGGCAACACTCCTGGAGTATTTAGTCCAGgaggcgaaagaaaaaaacgaggttcCTATCAATAAAGAGGAATGGACCCTTGGGAATAAAACAAACATTCCCTGTCAGACGAATGGGTATGACTGCGGTGTTTTTACGTGCCAGTTCGCCCGATATGAGgcaacaaacaaaaatatcgattttaccCAGGACGACATGCCACAGATCAGGGCAAGAATGGCTCGCGAATTGCAGGCGGGATGTCTTGAAGaataaattcaagaaaattttttttttcccaaagtaCAAATTTAatactgttatttttttttattaagaaaaCGGATCTCAAATATCCTTATGTTTGTtacattttctcgattttattatgttagaacgTCACGATCAGTCAAACGCAAATAAAGACgttatcatattttttaccaCAAATCTCctgtgttttttattctttaaccTGAAAATAAGCATCCTATCGTTGTCCTCTGGATTCTCTGCacctgaaaaacataaaaatactTACCTGCGATGACTCGGGAAACTCTGcacctgaaaaagaaaaataaaattgaaaaacggcattaaaatttaagttAGAAAACGCGAAAATTACTTACCGTAGAGAAATCAATGTCCTGGAACGCGCTggcctgaaaagaaaaaagagaaaaattttaaaaattttagcaataaatgcGAATACTTACTCGTCTAAATCCGATGTcctgataaaaaagaaaaaaaaaatttaattagaaATAAGGATTAGAAATTAAGTACTTACCtgtaaaataaggaaaaacgaaTCGGAAAGGGAAATAAGGGAAGAGAAATGGAAGTggggatgaaaaatgatggacAAAAGGGTGAAAAAGGACTAAGCAGTGAAGTGGGGGTAATATGAACGAATAAGAGACTGTAAAAGTGAAGAGGGGGTAATATGgactgaaaatgaaaagagtgGGGAATGTGAAAAGAGTGGGGATTGAAGTTGGGTATAAGAGTCGGAGCAGCGGGCCCCGGAGCATCATTAGAGCTCCAGTCAAGCTACTAGCAACATCGAGAGGTCTACCTGATTATCCAGAACGACTTCGCCAACTCAAGGGAATTCAACGTCGAGAAGTCGGCTATTTTCATCCTGAGCAACATCGAACATCTTTATCAGCATCAACATGAGAATCCACAACATCCCTGGAGTACCAACGCCTTCTCCGTGGCCTGGTACGTGGGAAGGGACCATGGAGTGCATCATCttggatttcaaaaatccaacgaACTTCACATTTACaaccaaaacgaaatattgggAGCTGTGCGACTTCGAATACGAGCTTGGGGCGCACGTCAACCGAATGGGTCATATGCAAAGGCCAGGTTATCAGATTGGAAATCACTACGCTTTGGAAATCGGCAGTGCAGCCCATCGCGTGGAATTGATGGGATACGAGGACAGCGAAGCCACGTTAAGATTCATCGATCGAGGGACAACGCTTATGCATCCAGTTTTTGATTTGAGTGCCCTTCCGCATGCGTTCCTTGTGGCTCCACCTTTTTCATCGAGAGGTTACCTATCGGGAATTAAACCATTTTTGGGAGAACGATGGGAGGAAACTGTGTGCCTTTACTACCAACGGGCCttggaagagaaaagagtCAAAATCAAGATTGTTTCTGAACACCCTACCAAGGAGGCACATGAGGTTCGGTTATTCACACTGCCGCGCAACGATAACTTGGGGGATCGACTCGTTCTTGAAGAGTTTGCGAGAGAAGGGACATACGAGTGCTGTTTAAACGATGACATCGGGATGATTTCTCCAGAGGAGATGCAGGACCTgatagaggaagaaaaagcagcTGGTAATTGGTATGCCTATCGACGAGAACGTGTCCTCGGCGATCCACCAAATGAGTGAAAAACGTCGAGAACATCGAGAACATCGAGATCATCAAATCCAGCCATTTCCAGGGTCAAGGCGTCagcttttcttttcaaaaactCCATTTCCGATTTCCGAATGTTCAAATTTCTAAgcatttttaattgttaaactAAGATTGGAGAACAAAAATCTCTAattcttagatttttttgttctggggggcatttgtagcgaaacacacgcgcgacggcccgagcccgtcgaaacgaacgaaactccgcgatctttagatcgcggacgaaacatcgcggcgaccacgctcgtcgctgttgacaggtggcggccatcttaggccggtaggcatgagcctgagcggggctaccggcgccgctctgaacttcgccgcgctatattttatccagattaattctttttgtttttttttttaagtcgcccgagcacgtgaatatgatcaaaatcatcagaaaaatagtacgagtttaagaaaaatgatccgaAGTCAAATCAATGTAACAGAATTAacgtaa
This sequence is a window from Venturia canescens isolate UGA chromosome 8, ASM1945775v1, whole genome shotgun sequence. Protein-coding genes within it:
- the LOC122414822 gene encoding sentrin-specific protease 1-like, producing the protein MKMDASTQTEVVRKDFAQQTDGGRGEWMNEEKEVEILREIRRKKEEEDDVIVIAVVRPHASKRRMQSVKTQTAFPTKEKGVQTEWVLHRIEVEESRRPNRDFLLRFISRQWFLIRLKDEFKVPDILSPIREVEDKGEAWKEWGAGEKRFDDNVETQTKKIKKETNKENTENSNINDNNDSNGRKRKSTDNKEKEQVTKKIKKEMRIRQEDLETLKGENWLNDEVINNYLELISNEDVYVMNSFFFPRLHINGHVAVKRWTKRINIFKFHKVIVPIHLGNHWCLAVIDMLFGEICYYDSFKGSQPAYLATLLEYLVQEAKEKNEVPINKEEWTLGNKTNIPCQTNGYDCGVFTCQFARYEATNKNIDFTQDDMPQIRARMARELQAGCLEE